A section of the Scleropages formosus chromosome 16, fSclFor1.1, whole genome shotgun sequence genome encodes:
- the LOC108929977 gene encoding ribosomal protein S6 kinase beta-2-like, which translates to MAGVFDIDLESEDSSDAEDELCDFAVAETETEPREEVELTAASVNSERVGPECFELLTVLGKGAYGKVFQVRKVQGAQTGKIFAMKVLKKAKIVCNAKDTAHTKAERQILETVRHPFIVDLLYAFQTGGKLYLILECLSGGELFMQLEKEGIFMEDAACFYLGEIILALGHLHSKGIIYRDLKPENIMLNSHGHIKLTDFGLCKESIHDEAVTHTFCGTIEYMAPEILTRSGHNKAVDWWSLGAVMFDMMTGSPPFTAENRKKTIDKILKCKLVLPPYLTADAKDLIKKLLKKNPAQRLGSSKVDSADIQKHPFFRHINWDELLNKRVEPPYKPSLQSDEDVSQFDTRFTRQPPVDSPDDTSLSQSAEHAFAGFTYVAPSVLESLKEGFSFIPRARHIRRVNSSPRTPVSPLKFSLTEPFKSSTDGEAEQPEQATPPPLDKCTTQPIRTPGRTKKKKRPRNGR; encoded by the exons ATGGCGGGAGTCTTTGACATCGACTTGGAGTCCGAGGACAGCAGTGACGCAGAG GACGAACTGTGTGACTTCGCCGTGGCCGAGACCGAGAC GGAGCCCAGAGAGGAGGTGGAGCTCACTGCTGCCAGCGTGAACAGCGAGAGGGTGGGACCCGAGTGTTTCGAGCTGCTCACCGTCCTCGGCAAGGGAGCCTAtggcaag gtgttccaggtgaggaagGTGCAAGGCGCCCAGACTGGGAAGATCTTTGCTATGAAGGTGCTGAAGAAG GCAAAGATCGTGTGCAACGCGAAAGACACTGCACACACCAAAGCTGAGAGGCAGATCCTGGAGACGGTGAGGCACCCCTTCATCGTGGACCTGCTGTACGCCTTCCAGACGGGCGGCAAGCTCTACCTCATCCTGGAGTGCCTGAGCG GTGGAGAGCTGTTCATGCAGCTGGAAAAAGAAGGGATTTTCATGGAGGATGCTGCCTG TTTCTACCTGGGTGAGATCATCCTGGCTCTGGGTCACCTACACTCCAAGGGCATCATCTACAGGGACCTGAAACCGGAGAACATCATGCTGAACAGCCACG GTCACATTAAGCTCACCGACTTTGGCCTGTGCAAGGAGTCCATTCACGACGAGGCGGTCACGCACACCTTCTGCGGGACCATCGAGTACAT GGCTCCGGAGATCCTGACACGCTCGGGTCACAACAAGGCTGTCGACTGGTGGAGTCTGGGAGCGGTCATGTTCGACATGATGACCGGCTCG CCTCCATTTACAGCAGAGAACAGGAAGAAGACCATTGATAAAATTCTCAAGTGTAAACTCGTCTTGCCCCCCTACCTCACAGCGGATGCCAAGGACCTGATCAAGAAG CTGCTGAAGAAGAATCCAGCGCAGCGGCTGGGCTCCAGCAAAGTCGACTCCGCTGACATCCAG AAGCATCCTTTCTTCAGACACATCAACTGGGACGAGCTGCTGAACAAGCGGGTGGAGCCGCCGTACAAACCTAGCCTG CAATCGGATGAGGATGTCAGTCAGTTCGACACACGCTTCACCCGGCAGCCACCTGTGGACAGTCCAGATGACACCTCTCTGAGCCAGAGCGCTGAGCATGCCTTCGCT GGCTTCACCTATGTGGCACCATCTGTGCTGGAGAGCCTCAAGGAGGGCTTTTCCTTTATACCCAGAGCACGGCACATTCGCAGGGTCAACAGCAGCCCCCGCACACCTGTCAG ccccctcaAGTTCTCACTGACCGAACCCTTCAAGAGCTCCACCGATGGGGAGGCGGAGCAGCCTGAACAGGCCACGCCCCCACCACTCGACAAATGCACCACTCAGCCAATAAGGACCCCTGGCCGCACCAAGAAGAAGAAACGGCCCCGAAACGGCAGGTGA